The Leptospira sp. WS60.C2 genome includes the window TCGAATCTTGAATGATATAATCCAATGAACCTACTGTTCGAACAAAGGAATCCAATAGATAAACATCATCTTCTTCTAACCAATCCAAAGTTTTATCTTCGTTTTTGGTATCCAGTTGATTTCCTAAATTGTTTTGGTAATCCTCTGGAAATTTTGTTTTCAGAAATTGTAGGAAGCTTGGCTCTTTTTCAGAATGACATACCACATCATGGATGATATGCCAATGATTGGAATTTGGTTTTAGTTGATTGGATATTAAAAAGATAAACGTTTCATTTAATTTTCTTTGAGTTAGATGAAATACTGCATGCACATTTCCTTCTTTAAAGTGAACTTCTGAAACAGCAGTTTGACTATCTGGCCAATGGTAGATTACCAAAGTCAACAATTCATCTTTTTCATTTTCACTGAGAAGCGAAAAATATTTTTGTAATAGCAAGATATTTCCTGCAAGTGCATAAATTTTTGCCGCAAGAAAGTTTGAAATAAAATCGGGAAGTTCTTTGTTTGCCACACCATATTCATCAAATTGTATTTTGTAAATATGGGTCGCAGTGAACCGACCATGCAAAAACGTATTCCATTCATCAGAGATTGCTAAATAGAGTTTGCCATTGACTAATGCATGATCGTAATCTTCAACCGTCAAAGACAATCTGACTGGAGCAGAGTTCGCATTGTGATTGATAATGATAGAAAGAGTTTTGGAAGGAGTATCTGTTGTGATATCGTAATCAAAATTTTTTAAGCGAACAATTTCGGGAAGACCAGAGATGGAAATCCGAACATCATCATCGTTGCCTTCTTCATCTTTTAAGAACACAAGTTCTTCATTGGACCAATCCGATACAAAATCGGTAGTATACCTTCCAAAAATTTGGCCCTGCAAATTGTGATTCGGAATTTGACCTGAAAAGTTTAGATCAAATAACACAAGTGAGTCGGAGTGTTCTCCAGCAATCTGTTTTCTAAAATCAAAATGATTCCAAATGGAACATTTTTTACATCTGTATTTCCCTTTTTTCCCTTCTAGTTTCGAAGAAGAGATAGAATGACCACTGAGACAATTGGAGCAGGATAAAATCGTTTTCATATTTCGCTTGTTCCGTTATAGAATCCGAGAGACTTTACCCTGATCAATCGAAAATTAAACAACTAGAAGTTTCAGGTAGGGATTCATGGGACAAAATCAATATTTAATCATAGGTGGTTCGGGAGAAGCGGGGCAAAGTGCGATTACTGCTATCCGAGCTTACGATCCAAGTTCCTTTATCATCGCGACCACTACAACAAGTGAACCTGTGTCGAATTCTGACTTAACTTTATTTGGGAAGCGAGCCGAACCTGGTCTCTCCCATGCCATACGAGAAGACCTTTCAAGTGAGGGTCGTTTGCAAAAGATAAAGGCTCTAATTTACACTCCAGCCTTAGGGGAAGTTGGATTTCCCATTGAAGAAAGTTCCGATGCACAAATCAAAGATACGCTTGGGATCTGTTTGGATCCAATGCTCAGTTTGGAACAAAGTTTAGAGCCAGAATTGACAATCGCCTATTCTGCATTTTACTGGTTGCCCCACACGTTGGCCTTTTATGGATCCATGGGAGTTGCCAAATACAAAGCGGATCTTTGGGCATTGGAGAATCCGTCAAAACGTCGGATCGTGAGGGCCGGTACTTTTTTTTCCAAAAGTGTGAGAGGGATCTCAATCGTATTACAAAGAAGGATGAAAAAAACAAACCATCCGGATCTATTGAAACTCAAATCAAAATTCGAATCTTCCCAAGAGAAGTTCATGGATTTTTTCCTTTCCTATGCATGGGAACATGAAAAGGAAGCGTTTCAAAACCAACAGAAGACTCCTTACCGACCAACCGTAAGAGAGGATCTAACCCGGGGACTGACAAAAGCACTACAAAACGAGGCACCCATCGTGACGGTTCTTGGGGACTGGACTTGGGAAGAAAAAGAATTACCTCATTTACCCGATTGGTTCCGACATTTTTAGTTGCCAAGAAAAATAGAACTTCCAAGAGTAGACCGATCGGTATACATGGAGGGTCTCATGAAACGACTTATCTTTCGGAAAAAAGGAATCTTGGAATGGGAAGAAACGGAAGCACCCACTATCAATGGAGAGAACCAAGCACTCGTAGAACCCATTGCCATTGCACGTTGTGATTTGGACTTACCGATTGTTCGAGGAGAAACATTGTTTCGCGCACCGTTTCCCGTAGGACACGAGTTTGTTGGCAGAATCAAAGCAGTATCGGAAGACCTACTGAATACTGTTTCCATCGGTTCTACCGTCGCACTTCCATTCCAAATTTCATGTGGAACTTGCCCAAGTTGTTTAAGCCACCATTCCAATTCTTGTGAAACTGTACCGTATACCTCTGCCTACGGAATGCCACCTGGTGCCCATCATGTGGGAGGAGCTATCGCTGAACTCATCAAAGTTCCATTCGCAAAACAAATGCTATTTGAAGTAGACTCCAAGATCGATCCTGTTGGAATTGCCAGTTTGAGTGACAACATTGCGGAAGTTTGGAAATTAGCCGGCCGATTTTTAGAACGAAAGAAACATCCAAAAACCCTCGTGGTCGGAGGAAATGCAGGTAGTATTGGACTATATACTGCACTTTATTTACACCAAACCAAAAAGGCAGATATTATGTATGTCGATACAGATCGCAAAAGGATTGATCTTGCGAATTCACTTGGAATTCCCGTCACTCACTTCATAGCATTTCCAAAACCAAATGAAAAGTATGATTTGGTATGTGATGCTTCCGCCACAAAAGAAGGATGGGAGTTTGCCACAAGGTCCATGGGAAAAAATGCAATTTTAAGTTCTGCCTCTATCTTCTGGACCAACCGCTTTGAAATTCCATATTTGGAAATGTACAACCAAGGCGCCGAAATCCATATTGGCAGAGTGGAATCACTCGACTCCATGAAGGCACTGTATCCAGAAATCAAAAATGGAAGTTTCACTCCCGAAAAAATTGTCACAAAAACAGTTTCCTTTGAAGACGCAAAAGAAGCATGGTTGGAAGAATCGATCAAACTGGTGGTAACTCGTTGAAATTGGAATTTGGATTAAAATTCAAATTAGATTTACGATGCGGAATTTGTTTCCTTATCCCTTTTCTTCTTAGTTTCCCTATTTTTTCTGAGTCCATCCAAGAACGATTCGTTCCACCTAACGGATACAGTCGTGTCTATTATCCAAAGGAAAGTTTTTCGACTTATCTGCAAAACTTTCCTTTAAAACCAAAAGGAAGCCCTGTCCTTTTATACAATGGAAACCAAAAACAAAACCAAGTCCATGTAGCCGTTCTCGATTTTCCACTCCTGAAACGGGACCTCATTCAATGTGCAGATGCTGTGATGAAACTTCGTGCCGAGTATTTTTATGCAAAGAGAGAGTGGAATCAAATTCGATTTACCATTAGCAATGGGATGGATGTTCCTTTTTCTCGTTTTTCCAAAGGAGAAAGGGTGCTCGTAAAAGGGAACAAGACAAGTTGGATCCAAACAAAAGCTAAAAAAGGAATCGGCCGCGAAGTTTTCGAAGAATACTTACAATTTATTTATAGTTATGCGGGAACAATCTCCCTAAAATCAGAACTTCAAAAAAAATCGATTCAAAAACTCGAACCAGGAGATGTTTGGATGGAAGCAGGATCACCAGGTCACGTGGTGATGGTTGTAGACAAAGCGATGGGAAAAGATGGACAAACGATTTTCCTTCTTGCCCAAAGTTATATGCCGTCGCAAGAAATGCATATCCTAAAGAATGGATCGTCCCTTTCTCCCTGGTTTACACTTCCCCAAGGTGCCACCTTTCCAACACCAGAATGGGAATTTCCTACAGCGGCCTTTTACGAATTTCGCAAATAGTGTCGGAAGATCCTGTTTCGACTTTCCAATTCTTTTGGATCCGACATTCTGTCCAACTGATGACAAACCTACAAATGATTGCAATCTACTGTGGTTCCTCCTCCGGAAAAGATCCCTACTTTGTGAAGGAAGCCTATCGTTTAGGTGAGATATTAGCTCATCATTCCCTTGGGATTGTGTATGGTGGTGCGAGTGTGGGTCTTATGGGAGCAATTGCAAATGGTTGTTTGGCGAAAAAAGGCAAAGTCATCGGTGTGATCCCCAATTTTCTCAAACGAAAAGAAATCGAGCACATTGGACTTACAGAACTCATCGAAGTAGAATCCATGCACGAAAGGAAACGAATCATGTTTGATCGGTCGGATGCTTTTGTGGTATTACCAGGTGGGTTTGGAACCATGGAAGAGTTTTTTGAAGTAGTCACTTGGTCCCAACTGGGACTTCACAATAAACCGATTGTGTTACTCAATTGGAAGGGATTTTATGACCCTTTAGTGCTAATGTTCCAAACCATGGTAGAATCAGGTTTCTTAAAAAAGGAAAATTTGGAACTCATCCAAATTGTCAACGAAACGGACAATCTACTCTCTGTTTTACAAAACTATTCTCCGTCTAAAAAAGAGAAATGGTTGTCGGAAGATGCCATCTAATGGAAATCTAACGAGAAGGAAACAGGATACCGTGTTCTTCTACTTGCATACTAAACAGTTTCTAAAATTCGGTTACGTATTCCTGGGTTTACTTATATCGTTTGGTTCGTCCCCAACTCTCGATGCCAATCCCTCATATGATGAGGGAGATATTTATTTTTTCGATTCAGTCAGTCAGAACCGAAACCGGCCACCTCAAAGACCACATCCTGACCTACATGTTCCTAACATTCCTCTTAAACAAGAGGTAACAGTTTTTTCCAATGAGCCTTCCGATAAAACTGCATACCCTTATATCCAAACAACGATCAATTTTGTGGAAGGGAATTTGTCTCTCAAAGCCTTTCTTTCTGACGGGACAGAAGTCGCTTATTCGACTCGAGGGGAACACATTCGTTTCTCAAAATGTTTTGGCGACCATTGTATCATCGTATCTCAAAAAAACTTGTTAGGTGTAAGTAATTCTAGCACAGAATGGGAAAAGGGACATATCTTTGGAGAGGAACGTTACCAAGTGGCAATGGGACACAAAGCGACACTTGTAGCAAGTGAACGCAAACTCTACCTATACAACAGTTATACGAATCATTGGGAAACCATTAGCCTTGAACAAGAAACCTTGAGTGGATTTGCCAACTTATATGACAAGGTAGCAATCATCACCTCTCGCCGAATCATTGTGATCGATTTAGCCTCCGAGATGCAATACGAACAGAATTTATTTCTCCGTCGCATTTACCAATTCGAAATGAGAGATGGATTTATCAATTTTTATGCAAGAAACAAACTTTGGATGTTTCGTCACCAAACAGAGGCATTCGAAGAAGTAGATTTGACGGATTGACCCTTCGGTAAACTCAAGCTAAAACACTTCGGAAAGCGCAAGGGTTGTAAATGTAGTGGGTGTTATTTTCTGAACACACGTAACAAAATCATCCATATAAGTATTGAATAGCAAATCAATTCAAATCCATTTCCAAAATAATGATTCCAAAATGAAATGAATGCCGTCTAACTTTACAAAGTTTAAAAAATCATCTAGGATTCATTCGAAATGAACCATACCATTAAAATAAAATAAATTCATAATTTAGAAATAAAACTCATCGAAGCGATTTAATGAAGCGATATCTATTTTTTTGATGAGATTCTCCATGAAGACCTTCGATTCATTGCACCGAATGGAATCGTTGTTACAAAACTAATGGATTTAGAATCACATCGAAGTAAGACCATGGTCGTAGAATCCATCGAATCAAAATTAGAAGAAATCAAAATCATCAATGATAAAGCCATTGTGACCATTGCCTACCAAACAAAGGGAATGATGTTAGGCAATCCGATCGATGGCACTTTTCGATATTTGAGAGTTTGGAACCTTATACCAAATGGCTATAATATCCTCCCGGGTAGTTGCACGAAGATTGGTTCCTAAATCTATAAAAGAGTAATCTTTACTAACACCAACAGAAATTTTGAATGGTCTTCTTTGCCACAAATTTCAATTCAGATTATCGAAATTCTTAGAGGGTTGTCCTTCTTGCGGAAGTGATTCTATTGAAACGGATAAACCGAGTCTCCCTTGAACCGATTGGTTTCCTACCTTTTGATATATAATGAGTAACACGCTACGGCAAACTCAAGTTCAAGTAATGGGTATTTTTTTGTAAGAATCGGGATTGCTTTTAGCATTCATTGATTGAATTGTGCCAAAAGACAACTCCCTTTCCTAAGTGGCTCTCAAAGCTCTCTCAAAGAGATTTATTATATTCTTACTTTCTGGAATGCTCTACTAAAATCAGTTTAGAAGTATCAAAACCAAGAGAGGATGCCTTAGCCATAAGGTCGTCGGTGATTTTTTTCGAAATCTTTGGAGTCCTTGCCAGGATCCAGAGATAAGACCTATCGGGACCGCAGACAAGGGCATAACTGTAATTGATTTTATCAAGTTCAACAATATTATAGGTCCCATAAAACGGCCCAAAGAATGAAACTTTTAGTAAACCCTTGTCAGGTGTATCTTGAAAGAAGGCTTTCCCCTCAATCTCTTTCCATTCCTGTTTTAGTTGATCATACCCACGGTTAATGACTTTTACTCCGCCATCGTCTCGTATTGCATATTCAGCGGTGACATCCACAAGCCCCCTTTCAAAAGAGTGGTCAAGCCTTGCTATTTCGTACCATCTCCCAAGATACCTCTCAAGCTCAAAACCCTTCACGGTACCAACACCTTCAGGGACTGACAGACAACCGGTAAATAGCAAAGAGAATAACAAAAAGAAATTCTTCATATGAATACTCCGTATGTGTATATGACGAATCATTTATAAATGCCTGACACGATTTACCAAATTCCTATCGTGAGCTTTCCTTACCACTACCTAAGCTACCTTTTGGGTTTGGTAGATCGAAACTACTAAAAGGAGAATGAAAGTTCTAAAAATGTTTTACATATATTAATCGACTTCATGCACTAAATTTTATAATTTATCAAAAGATATATATTTTTCCTTGAGCAATCTACTTCGAAATTTTGTGTTTTTATTGGCAAAATGACATACCGTATCCTCATCCAACAACTCGCACTGTATTTCTAAATTTATTTTTATTTTATTTTTATCTTTCATCACTGGTAACAAAAATGTGTCTTCTAATATATTTTGCTCAGGATATGTATACGCACTTTCAAATAAGTAAGAGTATTTTGACCCATCCTTGTGAACGATTCTACCATATGCAAAATAAGTAATTCCCCAAGTATTGAATTCGTCGATCCATAATGGAGCACCTTTCAACGAATGTAAAAACAAAACGTGACTATCCTCCATTAAATAAATTTTAAAACTAACTTTTCTATCAGGTTCGATCTCATTATATTTGTCAAAAATATCGTAAAAATACAAAACATCCATTTTTGTCCAAATCAACATACTGGCATTGGTTTTCTTTAATCCAAAAAGAGACCTTGTACTCTACATCAAAATACTTACTTTCTTTTTTTAGATTTTGATTGATTCTCAAATAATTAATTCCGCCCTCATTGATTGTGTGCGCAACATTCAAGGTAGTACCTTTAATAATTACGCCTTCTAATTGAAGACTGTTATCAAATTTTCTAATGTAGAAACTTGCACCATTTTCATTAATGATACAATTACGATTTTTGTCACAATTCGTAATTAAAAAAATGGAATAAATTGCAAACAAAACACTTTGAAAAAATTTCATGCCTCAACTCTGA containing:
- a CDS encoding ankyrin repeat domain-containing protein → MKTILSCSNCLSGHSISSSKLEGKKGKYRCKKCSIWNHFDFRKQIAGEHSDSLVLFDLNFSGQIPNHNLQGQIFGRYTTDFVSDWSNEELVFLKDEEGNDDDVRISISGLPEIVRLKNFDYDITTDTPSKTLSIIINHNANSAPVRLSLTVEDYDHALVNGKLYLAISDEWNTFLHGRFTATHIYKIQFDEYGVANKELPDFISNFLAAKIYALAGNILLLQKYFSLLSENEKDELLTLVIYHWPDSQTAVSEVHFKEGNVHAVFHLTQRKLNETFIFLISNQLKPNSNHWHIIHDVVCHSEKEPSFLQFLKTKFPEDYQNNLGNQLDTKNEDKTLDWLEEDDVYLLDSFVRTVGSLDYIIQDSIRNPLGFTLLQEAFVRSKYKSCMRLLERGANPNILDINAETAIFKLCQDNKLRLSEKTSLMDELLKRGANVNLQSINGMSPLHWCSVFGEPSLAKKLIQAGINIHMADQNGSTALHEACKFGNSSVLALLLESGAKANVKTLDEKTGRDLAFENLEIADLEADEEKKNRYQRILSLLDVYGG
- a CDS encoding zinc-binding dehydrogenase, whose protein sequence is MKRLIFRKKGILEWEETEAPTINGENQALVEPIAIARCDLDLPIVRGETLFRAPFPVGHEFVGRIKAVSEDLLNTVSIGSTVALPFQISCGTCPSCLSHHSNSCETVPYTSAYGMPPGAHHVGGAIAELIKVPFAKQMLFEVDSKIDPVGIASLSDNIAEVWKLAGRFLERKKHPKTLVVGGNAGSIGLYTALYLHQTKKADIMYVDTDRKRIDLANSLGIPVTHFIAFPKPNEKYDLVCDASATKEGWEFATRSMGKNAILSSASIFWTNRFEIPYLEMYNQGAEIHIGRVESLDSMKALYPEIKNGSFTPEKIVTKTVSFEDAKEAWLEESIKLVVTR
- a CDS encoding DUF4846 domain-containing protein, producing the protein MKLEFGLKFKLDLRCGICFLIPFLLSFPIFSESIQERFVPPNGYSRVYYPKESFSTYLQNFPLKPKGSPVLLYNGNQKQNQVHVAVLDFPLLKRDLIQCADAVMKLRAEYFYAKREWNQIRFTISNGMDVPFSRFSKGERVLVKGNKTSWIQTKAKKGIGREVFEEYLQFIYSYAGTISLKSELQKKSIQKLEPGDVWMEAGSPGHVVMVVDKAMGKDGQTIFLLAQSYMPSQEMHILKNGSSLSPWFTLPQGATFPTPEWEFPTAAFYEFRK
- a CDS encoding TIGR00730 family Rossman fold protein; the protein is MTNLQMIAIYCGSSSGKDPYFVKEAYRLGEILAHHSLGIVYGGASVGLMGAIANGCLAKKGKVIGVIPNFLKRKEIEHIGLTELIEVESMHERKRIMFDRSDAFVVLPGGFGTMEEFFEVVTWSQLGLHNKPIVLLNWKGFYDPLVLMFQTMVESGFLKKENLELIQIVNETDNLLSVLQNYSPSKKEKWLSEDAI
- a CDS encoding nuclear transport factor 2 family protein; the protein is MVVTKLMDLESHRSKTMVVESIESKLEEIKIINDKAIVTIAYQTKGMMLGNPIDGTFRYLRVWNLIPNGYNILPGSCTKIGS
- a CDS encoding lipocalin family protein, with the translated sequence MKNFFLLFSLLFTGCLSVPEGVGTVKGFELERYLGRWYEIARLDHSFERGLVDVTAEYAIRDDGGVKVINRGYDQLKQEWKEIEGKAFFQDTPDKGLLKVSFFGPFYGTYNIVELDKINYSYALVCGPDRSYLWILARTPKISKKITDDLMAKASSLGFDTSKLILVEHSRK